A genomic stretch from Chitinophaga agri includes:
- a CDS encoding DUF4249 domain-containing protein: MKKIRLGILLAIAAAFTACEDVVDLDIQKGTSYPVLDAWITTEPGVQKIRFTKSLPYTDQTPAPVIGDAVITLLDETANKSYLFTFKDGYYNYDPGDNETVGVIGHAYRLRVEYNTEVFEAVDTIKRITPIDSISYEYQTKEENFVSEDGYVAKFHAKDIEGGVDYYWMRSYINDLQHKVGDAFSVDGYFDQSVKDGASFILPIQEAVTDFDKPFQKGEKVIVKLRSLTYQSHFFLTQVEEQLYSGGLFAKVLENVKCNAINVTPGGGKSRILGFFGTSAVSSKERIIE, encoded by the coding sequence ATGAAAAAGATCAGACTCGGCATATTACTGGCGATAGCAGCAGCCTTTACTGCCTGCGAGGATGTGGTAGATCTCGATATACAAAAAGGCACCTCCTATCCGGTGCTGGATGCATGGATCACTACTGAACCAGGTGTACAGAAGATCAGGTTCACCAAATCACTGCCTTACACAGATCAGACGCCGGCGCCGGTTATAGGAGATGCCGTGATCACGCTACTGGATGAGACAGCGAATAAATCATACCTGTTCACATTTAAGGATGGATACTATAACTATGATCCGGGAGATAATGAAACAGTAGGCGTAATAGGACATGCGTACAGACTGAGAGTAGAATATAATACTGAAGTATTTGAAGCGGTGGACACGATTAAAAGGATCACACCGATCGATTCCATCTCATACGAGTATCAGACAAAGGAAGAGAATTTTGTATCTGAAGATGGTTATGTAGCGAAGTTTCATGCGAAGGACATTGAAGGAGGCGTGGATTATTACTGGATGCGTTCCTACATAAATGACCTGCAGCATAAGGTGGGCGATGCGTTCTCCGTGGATGGATATTTTGATCAGAGTGTGAAAGATGGCGCGTCATTCATTCTGCCGATACAGGAAGCCGTGACGGACTTCGACAAGCCATTCCAGAAAGGTGAAAAGGTGATCGTAAAACTGCGCTCTCTTACCTATCAGAGTCATTTCTTCCTGACACAGGTAGAGGAACAGCTATACTCCGGCGGCCTGTTTGCCAAAGTGCTGGAAAACGTAAAATGTAATGCCATCAATGTAACACCAGGTGGTGGTAAATCCAGGATACTGGGCTTTTTCGGCACCTCGGCCGTAAGTAGCAAAGAACGCATAATAGAGTAA
- a CDS encoding TonB-dependent receptor, whose product MKTRLLMLLGVCLLLMQVTYVHAQQKYTVSGYVKDQQNGESLIGISVSKSGTSLGTVTNEYGFYSLTLPAGDHDIQFSYIGYAPTKMHVSLKGNKTLDIKLEKSSSQLSTVTVTGNKQEKAVNTLTTSLNRLDIAQMKKMPTFMGEVDVLRSIQTLPGVNTVGEGASGFNVRGGAADENLILLDEAPVYNSTHMLGFFSVFNPDAVKSINLIKGGFPAEYGGRTSSVLDIRMKDGNNQKFNVNGGISNVFSRLSLEGPIKKDESSFIIAARRSYIDILMKPFLKGDMKDTKLNFYDLTGKVNFKLNKNNTLFASGYLGRDVFGFGTQVNMNWGNKTATVRWNHVFTNKTFLNLTTFYSNYDYSLDFNNESDKGAGEASQRYKWTSNIINYGVKPAFTYYINTQNSVHFGLQGIYYTFKPGTGTGIEGDETSVKQLTQQHGLEAAAYLDHEWKPSSKFGVQYGVRLSSYQYLGKGTAYYYNDTTPGIRRTLTGTKEYGANEVIKAYAYLEPRATARYAISPNHALKASYARTTQFMHQLSNTASPTPLDIWTPSTNNIKPQVADQYTLGYVYDAPSNVFEISAEAFYKNMENQLDYIDNANLQLNQQIEGDLLQSHSRSYGLELMAKKELGKTTGWISYTLSRSERQTTGISKDEWFLNRYDRTHNLNLVVTRELSKRTSLSANWVYASGTPATFADSRLEFQDWDIPYNSTDKRNNYRLPSFHRLDMSLTVKGKQLKRWKGEWVFSLYNVYGRRNAYTIYFRQNEDDASKKEAVRLSIIGSIIPGITYNFIF is encoded by the coding sequence ATGAAGACGAGATTACTTATGCTGCTGGGCGTATGCCTGCTGCTTATGCAGGTAACCTATGTACATGCACAACAAAAATATACTGTAAGCGGTTACGTAAAAGACCAGCAAAACGGCGAAAGCCTGATCGGGATCTCTGTATCCAAATCGGGCACCAGTCTGGGTACAGTGACCAATGAATATGGTTTTTATTCCCTGACGCTCCCTGCTGGCGATCATGATATACAGTTCTCCTATATTGGCTATGCGCCCACCAAAATGCACGTTTCCCTGAAGGGCAATAAAACCCTGGATATTAAACTGGAGAAGTCGAGCAGTCAGCTGAGCACTGTTACAGTAACGGGTAACAAGCAGGAGAAAGCGGTCAATACACTTACCACAAGTCTGAACAGGCTGGACATCGCACAGATGAAGAAGATGCCTACGTTTATGGGGGAAGTGGATGTACTGCGTTCTATTCAGACATTACCAGGTGTGAACACGGTAGGTGAAGGCGCCAGTGGCTTCAACGTACGTGGTGGAGCTGCTGATGAGAACCTGATCCTGCTGGATGAAGCCCCTGTATATAACTCGACCCACATGCTGGGTTTCTTCTCCGTATTCAACCCGGATGCAGTAAAAAGTATCAATCTGATTAAAGGCGGTTTTCCGGCCGAATACGGCGGTCGTACCTCTTCAGTACTTGACATACGCATGAAGGACGGAAACAACCAGAAATTCAACGTAAATGGCGGTATCAGCAATGTATTCAGCCGACTGTCCCTGGAAGGCCCGATCAAGAAGGATGAATCTTCCTTTATCATCGCCGCCCGCCGTTCTTATATCGACATCCTGATGAAGCCATTCCTGAAGGGCGATATGAAAGATACCAAGCTGAATTTCTATGACCTGACAGGTAAGGTGAACTTCAAGCTGAATAAGAACAATACGCTGTTTGCCAGTGGTTATCTCGGCCGTGATGTATTTGGTTTCGGAACACAGGTGAATATGAACTGGGGGAATAAAACAGCGACGGTACGCTGGAACCACGTGTTCACCAACAAGACCTTCCTGAACCTGACCACCTTCTACAGCAACTACGATTACAGTCTCGACTTCAACAATGAAAGTGATAAAGGCGCCGGCGAGGCCAGCCAGCGTTATAAATGGACATCCAACATCATCAACTATGGTGTAAAGCCAGCCTTCACTTATTACATCAATACACAGAACAGTGTGCATTTCGGTCTGCAGGGTATCTACTATACTTTCAAACCAGGTACAGGTACGGGTATCGAAGGCGATGAAACTTCCGTGAAGCAGTTGACACAGCAACATGGTCTGGAAGCTGCGGCTTATTTAGATCACGAGTGGAAACCAAGCAGTAAGTTCGGTGTACAGTACGGTGTGCGTTTATCTTCCTATCAATACCTGGGTAAGGGTACTGCCTACTACTACAATGATACGACACCGGGCATCCGCAGAACACTGACCGGTACAAAGGAATACGGTGCTAATGAAGTGATCAAGGCGTATGCTTATCTTGAGCCAAGAGCAACAGCCCGCTATGCGATATCGCCTAACCATGCGCTGAAAGCTTCCTATGCACGTACCACACAGTTCATGCACCAGTTGTCCAATACCGCCTCTCCCACCCCGCTGGATATCTGGACACCGAGCACCAACAATATCAAACCGCAGGTAGCTGACCAGTATACCCTCGGATATGTGTACGACGCGCCTTCGAATGTATTTGAGATCTCTGCAGAAGCATTTTACAAAAACATGGAGAATCAACTGGACTATATAGACAATGCAAACCTCCAGCTGAATCAGCAGATAGAGGGAGACCTCCTGCAGTCACACAGTCGCTCTTACGGTCTGGAACTGATGGCTAAAAAGGAATTAGGTAAAACAACAGGCTGGATCAGCTATACATTGTCCCGCTCTGAAAGACAGACCACAGGTATCAGCAAGGATGAATGGTTCCTGAACCGCTACGACCGTACACACAACCTGAACCTGGTTGTAACTCGCGAATTATCAAAACGCACATCTCTTTCTGCCAACTGGGTATATGCGTCAGGTACACCAGCCACCTTTGCTGACAGCCGGCTGGAGTTCCAGGACTGGGATATTCCGTACAACAGTACTGACAAGCGTAACAACTACAGACTGCCTTCTTTCCACCGTCTGGACATGTCGCTGACTGTAAAGGGTAAACAACTGAAACGCTGGAAAGGTGAATGGGTATTTTCCCTGTATAACGTATACGGACGCAGGAATGCCTACACGATCTACTTCAGGCAGAATGAAGACGATGCATCCAAGAAAGAAGCAGTACGCCTGTCTATCATTGGTTCAATCATCCCAGGCATCACCTACAATTTCATATTCTAA
- a CDS encoding M56 family metallopeptidase gives MTAQLPFTADLIQAFGWALLHSFWQGFFIFACLRLVLYLWPQAGANIKYNLSYISLAGIFTWFSVTLWQQIEAVRKVHAAAQIMIETGVRQTGAIAVPEIYRSQSQLTILFPTLEMWLPVLVAIYVAGVAVMTIKLTADLLQLQQIRKKQVFPIDEIWAHHLDKLKTQLRIPRKVKLLISQYIQVPVMIGFLKPVILMPAAMFNNLTAEQLEAILVHELAHIKRNDYLLNIFQSIVETILFFNPFIWWISKNIRLEREHCCDDIVLKHQVQPLHYAKALVALEEYRLTVNALAMAAADNKQHLFHRIKRIMEMKTKNINYTQKLLAVMIIAVGLVSIAWLNPPRKEEKAEKKEATKENVLSSPVKSVAGTPILSHVVNITRFLRDTVPADKNDKETARERARAQLEIANASMEAANAGMEAAKKAMEQIDWNKMNADVANAMKNVDFNKINEEVNKAMKNIDWNQINTEVTTALKNINWDEVNDDIKKELKNAEGQVDPKVIQESVRIGIESARTALSALNSDEVRKSMEEAKNAVNSEEFKKAMDNARQEIEKAKQEIKQSQKQIKKQIVIKNKNGVIEKTEMDEENGRIDESSSAKYKNMIKQMADDKLIDTDKAYTIEKKNNVLTINGVRQSDDVLKKYADVIGKADELTIKGKKGSLNINVNEH, from the coding sequence ATGACTGCACAACTCCCCTTCACTGCAGATCTGATCCAGGCCTTCGGCTGGGCACTTCTGCATTCTTTCTGGCAGGGCTTCTTCATCTTTGCCTGTTTACGTCTTGTGCTGTACCTGTGGCCACAGGCGGGAGCTAACATCAAATATAACCTGTCTTACATTTCACTGGCAGGCATATTTACCTGGTTTTCGGTCACACTATGGCAGCAGATCGAGGCAGTCAGGAAGGTGCACGCGGCAGCACAAATCATGATAGAGACGGGCGTCCGGCAGACTGGTGCGATAGCTGTACCAGAGATCTACAGAAGTCAGTCGCAACTGACTATACTGTTCCCTACACTTGAAATGTGGCTTCCTGTCCTGGTCGCTATCTATGTGGCCGGCGTGGCAGTGATGACCATCAAATTAACGGCTGACCTGCTGCAACTACAGCAGATCAGAAAGAAGCAGGTGTTCCCTATTGATGAAATATGGGCGCATCATCTGGACAAACTGAAAACTCAGCTGCGCATTCCCCGTAAGGTCAAACTGCTGATCTCTCAGTACATACAGGTACCGGTGATGATAGGTTTTCTGAAACCTGTTATCCTGATGCCGGCCGCCATGTTCAACAATCTCACAGCAGAACAGCTGGAAGCGATCCTGGTACATGAACTGGCGCATATCAAACGCAATGATTATCTACTGAATATCTTCCAATCCATCGTTGAAACCATTCTGTTTTTTAATCCTTTTATCTGGTGGATCTCCAAGAACATCCGCCTGGAAAGGGAACACTGCTGCGACGATATTGTGCTGAAACATCAGGTACAACCGTTGCATTATGCCAAAGCCCTGGTAGCATTGGAAGAATACCGGTTAACAGTCAATGCACTGGCCATGGCGGCGGCAGACAACAAACAACATTTATTTCACCGCATCAAACGCATCATGGAAATGAAAACTAAAAACATCAATTATACGCAAAAATTACTGGCTGTCATGATCATTGCAGTTGGTCTTGTATCCATTGCCTGGTTAAACCCGCCACGCAAAGAAGAAAAAGCTGAAAAGAAGGAGGCCACAAAAGAGAACGTTTTATCTTCACCTGTAAAAAGCGTGGCCGGCACCCCTATCCTCTCGCATGTTGTCAACATCACCCGCTTCCTGCGTGACACTGTGCCAGCTGATAAAAACGACAAAGAAACAGCCAGAGAGCGTGCCAGGGCACAGCTGGAAATTGCCAACGCCAGTATGGAAGCCGCGAATGCCGGCATGGAAGCTGCCAAAAAAGCCATGGAACAGATTGACTGGAACAAGATGAACGCAGATGTGGCCAACGCCATGAAGAACGTTGATTTTAACAAGATCAACGAGGAAGTGAATAAGGCAATGAAAAATATTGACTGGAACCAGATCAATACGGAAGTGACCACTGCCCTGAAAAATATCAACTGGGATGAAGTAAATGATGACATCAAAAAAGAGCTGAAAAATGCCGAAGGTCAGGTAGACCCTAAAGTCATCCAGGAAAGCGTTCGCATAGGCATAGAAAGTGCCAGAACCGCCCTGTCAGCCCTTAACTCCGATGAAGTGCGTAAGAGCATGGAAGAGGCTAAAAACGCCGTAAACAGCGAGGAGTTTAAAAAAGCAATGGACAACGCCCGCCAGGAAATAGAAAAAGCCAAACAGGAGATCAAACAGTCGCAGAAACAGATCAAAAAACAGATCGTCATCAAGAATAAAAATGGTGTGATCGAAAAAACAGAGATGGATGAGGAAAATGGAAGGATTGACGAGTCCTCTTCTGCAAAATATAAAAATATGATCAAACAGATGGCTGATGATAAACTGATCGATACAGATAAGGCATATACCATCGAAAAGAAAAATAATGTACTGACCATAAATGGCGTACGTCAGTCAGACGATGTACTGAAGAAATACGCCGATGTTATTGGTAAAGCCGACGAATTGACTATCAAAGGCAAAAAAGGCAGCCTGAATATCAACGTGAACGAACATTAA
- a CDS encoding BlaI/MecI/CopY family transcriptional regulator: MSTAKNYKPTESELEILSILWEKGTGTVRDVHEILEKNKDAGYTTTLKLMQIMHEKGLLKRDTSSKTHVYEAAISQESTQQQLLNKMIDTVFNGSATQLVMQALGNHRSSQEELDKIKQYLNEIEQQQKK; encoded by the coding sequence ATGAGTACCGCTAAAAATTATAAGCCTACAGAAAGTGAACTGGAGATCCTGAGTATATTATGGGAGAAGGGCACAGGTACAGTGAGGGATGTGCACGAGATATTAGAAAAGAACAAGGACGCCGGCTATACAACCACCCTTAAACTAATGCAGATCATGCATGAGAAAGGGCTGTTAAAAAGGGATACCAGCAGCAAGACACATGTCTATGAAGCTGCCATTTCCCAGGAAAGCACACAGCAACAGTTACTGAACAAGATGATAGATACGGTGTTTAATGGATCAGCGACCCAGCTGGTCATGCAGGCACTGGGTAATCACCGCTCTTCACAGGAAGAGCTGGATAAGATCAAGCAGTATCTGAATGAGATAGAGCAACAACAGAAAAAGTAA
- a CDS encoding helix-turn-helix transcriptional regulator, translated as MDIQIRNDASEIIYTDQQEFPLEKLRSPSLIEDVQSLNLNFADGDFQEIYFDGYHIAIGGANVYENLHITTTEHISTISLMFVLNGEFETGPGMELGDFAKRRYKSLEHNLFYNPTIAENTDVEKQRNFEMISLSFSKERFLELAVNNGRVLDQLADKVAGDRMIYLNRKNNPPITTRMMMVLEEIRRCQFTGGIKKLFLQSKVLELLALQCEQYERTEQIRSSVQQISAAEKEKLYYARDLLLKSMHTPPSLAVLSKMAGLNEFKLKNGFRQLFDNTVFGYLNDHRMEYARKMILRQQSSMTEIADELGFSSVQHFSIAFKKKFGVSPSKIK; from the coding sequence ATGGACATCCAGATCAGAAATGACGCCAGCGAAATAATCTATACTGACCAGCAGGAATTTCCGCTGGAAAAGCTGCGTTCCCCTTCTCTGATAGAAGATGTACAGTCGCTGAACTTAAATTTTGCTGATGGCGATTTCCAGGAGATCTATTTCGACGGCTATCATATAGCTATCGGAGGCGCCAATGTATACGAGAACCTCCACATCACTACTACAGAACATATCTCTACTATATCGTTAATGTTTGTACTGAACGGCGAATTTGAGACAGGTCCGGGAATGGAACTGGGCGACTTTGCCAAACGTCGTTACAAGTCATTGGAACATAACCTGTTCTATAATCCTACTATTGCAGAAAACACGGATGTGGAGAAACAGCGGAATTTTGAAATGATATCCCTGAGTTTTTCAAAGGAACGTTTTCTCGAACTGGCAGTCAATAACGGCAGGGTCCTCGACCAGCTGGCTGACAAGGTCGCCGGTGACAGGATGATATATCTGAACAGAAAGAACAATCCGCCCATCACGACCCGCATGATGATGGTACTGGAAGAAATACGCCGGTGCCAGTTCACCGGAGGTATAAAGAAGCTGTTCCTGCAATCCAAAGTACTAGAATTACTTGCCCTGCAATGCGAACAGTATGAACGTACAGAACAGATACGTAGTTCGGTGCAACAAATATCAGCTGCTGAAAAAGAGAAGTTGTACTATGCCCGGGACCTGCTGCTGAAAAGTATGCACACGCCTCCTTCTCTGGCTGTACTGTCCAAAATGGCAGGACTGAACGAGTTCAAACTAAAAAATGGCTTCCGTCAGCTTTTTGATAATACCGTATTTGGTTACCTCAATGACCACCGGATGGAATATGCCAGAAAAATGATCCTGCGCCAGCAATCTTCTATGACCGAAATAGCAGATGAACTGGGCTTCTCTTCCGTGCAGCACTTCAGCATCGCTTTCAAAAAGAAATTTGGGGTAAGTCCCAGCAAGATAAAATAG
- a CDS encoding sodium-translocating pyrophosphatase: MNIVYLVPCFGLLALLFTAIRSSWVSRQDAGNEKMKEIAQYIAEGAMAFLKAEYKILTYFVIIAALLLGYMGATNHNSDWTIAIAFIIGAVFSATAGFIGMKIATKANVRTAQAARTSLSNALKVSFTGGSVMGMGVAGLAVLGLGGLFIILKAYFGANANTEEMIRTIEVLTGFSLGAESIALFARVGGGIYTKAADVGADLVGKVEAGIPEDDPRNPATIADNVGDNVGDVAGMGADLFGSYVATVLATMVLGSEIISNDNFGGVAPIILPMLIAGIGIVFSIIATLFVRISDNAGLNTGVVQRALNMGNWGSIILSAIASAALVYYILPAEAIYLKRDFVEGTSELKAGSKAITQNGVVGAIVVGLAVGTLMSLITEYYTAMGKRPVLSIIRQSSTGHATNVIAGLAVGMESTLLPIIVLAAGIYGSFACAGLYGVAIAAAGMMATTAMQLAIDAFGPIADNAGGIAEMSELPKEVREKTDILDAVGNTTAATGKGFAIASAALTALALFAAFVGVARINGIDIYHADVLAGLFVGAMIPFIFSSLAIRAVGEAAMSMVEEVRRQFKEIPGIMEGTGKPEYDKCVAISTQASIRKMMLPGSIAIISPIAVGFIFGPEVLGGFLAGATVSGVLMGMFQNNAGGAWDNAKKSFEKGVEIKGQIYYKKSEPHKASVTGDTVGDPFKDTSGPSMNILIKLMSIVSLVIAPTLAELHGTAPKVAVKKAPATEQVTQAKTAAAVLAKK, encoded by the coding sequence ATGAATATCGTTTACCTCGTTCCTTGTTTTGGACTACTAGCTTTGCTATTTACCGCTATCCGAAGTTCCTGGGTATCCCGCCAGGACGCCGGCAATGAAAAAATGAAAGAAATTGCCCAGTATATTGCAGAAGGAGCAATGGCATTTCTCAAAGCCGAATATAAGATCCTTACCTATTTTGTAATTATAGCCGCACTGCTGCTAGGCTATATGGGCGCTACAAATCACAACTCTGACTGGACAATTGCCATCGCCTTTATTATAGGCGCAGTTTTCTCTGCCACCGCAGGTTTTATCGGAATGAAGATAGCAACCAAAGCGAATGTACGCACTGCACAGGCGGCGCGTACGAGTCTTTCCAACGCACTGAAAGTGTCCTTTACAGGAGGTTCCGTGATGGGAATGGGTGTAGCCGGTCTCGCCGTACTCGGACTTGGCGGATTGTTTATCATCCTGAAAGCGTATTTCGGCGCCAACGCCAATACAGAAGAAATGATCAGGACGATCGAAGTACTGACCGGCTTCTCTCTTGGCGCAGAAAGCATTGCCCTGTTCGCACGTGTAGGCGGTGGTATTTATACGAAGGCAGCGGATGTCGGTGCTGACCTGGTAGGCAAGGTAGAAGCCGGCATTCCCGAAGACGATCCGCGTAACCCTGCTACGATCGCGGATAACGTAGGCGATAACGTGGGTGATGTGGCTGGTATGGGGGCTGACCTGTTCGGTTCGTATGTGGCAACAGTACTGGCTACCATGGTATTAGGCAGTGAGATCATTTCCAATGATAATTTCGGCGGCGTAGCCCCTATTATCCTGCCAATGCTGATCGCAGGTATCGGTATTGTATTTTCCATCATCGCTACCTTATTCGTAAGAATATCTGACAACGCCGGATTGAACACAGGTGTGGTGCAAAGAGCACTGAATATGGGCAACTGGGGATCTATCATCCTCTCCGCTATTGCGAGTGCTGCCCTGGTATATTATATCCTGCCAGCGGAAGCGATCTACCTGAAACGCGACTTCGTAGAAGGCACCAGCGAACTGAAAGCCGGTAGCAAAGCCATTACACAGAACGGCGTAGTGGGCGCCATCGTTGTTGGTCTGGCCGTGGGTACGCTGATGAGCCTCATCACGGAATATTATACAGCAATGGGTAAACGTCCTGTGCTGTCTATTATACGTCAGTCTTCGACAGGTCACGCGACGAACGTGATCGCTGGTCTGGCGGTAGGTATGGAATCGACCCTGCTGCCGATCATCGTACTGGCCGCCGGTATCTACGGTTCTTTTGCCTGTGCAGGTTTGTACGGTGTGGCCATCGCCGCAGCAGGTATGATGGCCACTACAGCGATGCAGCTGGCTATTGATGCCTTTGGTCCTATCGCAGATAATGCAGGCGGCATCGCGGAAATGAGCGAGTTACCTAAAGAAGTACGTGAAAAAACCGATATCCTAGACGCCGTAGGTAATACCACAGCGGCTACGGGAAAAGGCTTTGCGATCGCTTCCGCAGCACTGACAGCCCTGGCGCTGTTTGCAGCATTCGTAGGCGTGGCACGTATCAATGGTATTGATATTTACCACGCAGATGTGCTGGCAGGCCTGTTCGTTGGCGCCATGATCCCGTTCATCTTCTCCTCCCTGGCCATCCGTGCTGTGGGGGAAGCAGCAATGAGCATGGTGGAGGAAGTACGCCGTCAGTTCAAGGAAATACCAGGTATCATGGAAGGTACTGGTAAACCAGAATATGATAAATGTGTGGCCATCTCCACGCAGGCATCCATCAGAAAGATGATGCTGCCGGGAAGTATTGCGATCATCTCCCCTATTGCCGTAGGTTTCATCTTCGGCCCTGAGGTACTGGGCGGATTCCTGGCAGGAGCGACCGTGAGTGGTGTGTTGATGGGTATGTTCCAGAATAATGCCGGTGGCGCCTGGGATAATGCTAAAAAGTCCTTCGAAAAAGGCGTTGAGATCAAAGGCCAGATCTACTATAAAAAATCAGAGCCACACAAAGCGTCTGTAACCGGCGACACCGTGGGCGATCCGTTCAAGGATACTTCCGGCCCGTCTATGAATATCCTGATCAAACTGATGTCTATCGTATCACTGGTAATTGCTCCTACACTGGCGGAATTACATGGTACTGCACCGAAGGTGGCGGTTAAAAAAGCGCCAGCTACCGAGCAGGTAACACAGGCAAAAACAGCAGCTGCTGTACTGGCCAAAAAATAG